In Drosophila nasuta strain 15112-1781.00 chromosome 2R, ASM2355853v1, whole genome shotgun sequence, a single genomic region encodes these proteins:
- the LOC132784251 gene encoding protein nanos encodes MFRSNSVSSSSLEGIGPIDNFSAFHGLAGLNMYLDTTTQSLSPPVSSATLSPPNTPLTSDPTAMSSTQFPLLSDNNNANKLNMEAASTLLLQRQYQYHLLLQQQQQQLALAQHQLALAASAAAANHHQKDEIAHSLKMFALLTACNADNGTGSIQDAMQEFAANGFASDESNPYPYSNPSSVSMPAPSPLPAQQFTISAGNSMAAAAAPVQPSLAAAHWMSLNNYREQLNNMWRNMSMSYIPNVTNNAGQTMTTTSQKCAAGLPLPPDQNVVHNNFANNKVNKRYVNAKAKDSVSRHCVFCENNNEPEALVNSHSVRDTFGRVLCPKLRTYVCPICGASGDSAHTIKYCPKKPIVTMEDAIKAESFRLAKSNYYKQQMKV; translated from the exons ATGTTCCGTAGTAAtagcgtcagcagcagcagcctggAAGGCATTGGACCAATT GATAATTTTTCAGCCTTTCATGGTCTGGCGGGACTCAATATGTACCTGGATACAACCACACAAAGCTTATCGCCACCCGTCTCATCGGCGACACTGAGTCCACCAAACACGCCATTGACTTCAGATCCAACTGCGATGTCATCGACTCAGTTTCCTCTCCTGtcggacaacaacaatgcaaacaagCTTAACATGGAGGCGGCCAGCACACTGTTGCTTCAGCGGCAGTATCAATATCATTTGCtgctacaacagcaacaacaacaacttgccTTGGCTCAACATCAGTTGGCTTTGGCCGCttcggcagctgctgcaaatCATCATCAGAAGGATGAGATAGCGCATTCCCTAAAAATGTTTGCTCTTCTTACAGCTTGCAATGCAG ATAATGGCACTGGATCTATACAGGATGCAATGCAGGAATTTGCTGCCAACGGCTTTGCGAGCGATGAGAGCAATCCGTATCCGTATAGTAATCCAAGCTCAGTCTCTATGCCAGCACCATCGCCATTGCCAGCACAACAGTTTACCATTTCCGCTGGTAATtcgatggcagcagcagcagctccagtACAGCCGTCCTTGGCTGCTGCCCACTGGATGAGTCTCAACAACTATAGAGAACAGTTAAATAATATGTGGCGCAATATGTCTATGTCCTACATACCGAATGTGACAAACAATGCTGGACAAACTATGACTACCACCAGTCAAAAGTGTGCAGCGGGTTTACCTCTGCCACCGGATCAAAATGTTGtgcataataattttgcaaataataagGTGAACAAGCGCTACGTTAATGCGAAGGCCAAGGACTCG GTCTCCCGACACTGTGTTTTCTGTGAGAACAATAATGAACCCGAGGCTTTGGTCAACAGCCACTCAGTGCGCGACACATTCGGACGTGTGTTGTGCCCCAAGCTGAGGACCTATGTGTGCCCAATTTGCGGAGCTTCGGGCGACTCGGCACACACCATAAAATACTGCCCTAAGAAACCCATCGTCACAATGGAGGATGCCATTAAGGCAGAATCATTTCGACTGGCTAAAAGCAACTACTACAAGCAGCAAATGAAGGTTTAA
- the LOC132784254 gene encoding uncharacterized protein LOC132784254, which produces MAKKTKSQTKTLPPNEQQVKPEPDGLQVSNPPAVEEQSIDKSVEVFLWLFAYSVLMFTLPFLGFYGVRNWLDESFPDLDTFQKNCYSVLTAVLVVNAIVAMYVLKAIREKDPSPLPVEEDQESKKDQ; this is translated from the coding sequence ATGGCTAAGAAAACTAAAAGTCAGACTAAGACATTGCCCCCAAACGAGCAGCAAGTAAAGCCAGAGCCAGATGGTTTGCAAGTATCGAATCCGCCTGCAGTAGAAGAGCAATCTATAGACAAGAGTGTAGAGGTATTTTTATGGCTATTTGCATATAGTGTTCTCATGTTTACGCTGCCTTTTCTGGGCTTTTATGGAGTGCGGAACTGGCTGGATGAATCGTTTCCCGACCTTGACACATTTCAAAAGAACTGCTACTCCGTGTTGACAGCTGTACTGGTTGTCAATGCCATTGTAGCTATGTATGTGCTCAAGGCCATTCGTGAAAAAGATCCTTCACCTCTGCCCGTTGAAGAAGATCAGGAAAGTAAGAAAGATCAGTAG
- the LOC132784250 gene encoding 28S rRNA (cytosine-C(5))-methyltransferase, with product MSKFNHSVKVPTQYKVAAKILRTALEKQKSIKSLIFEEKHARIGSLHAVLRIYSENRGAVDRAIEESGLLKENPKLDSVLAKVLVTELIFGRGLLNGDSRPVQTVRTFKERLQQAISGTGFQKKELNPRYVRINTNLHSVPEALEYLARNEWRRKEFDSDISYADFLAAIRTLEENEFMMDLNVEGVLIFHHKTSHYWACHDLVKSKMFILQNKATCLAAELLAPPSGATVLDMCAAPGMKTLHISNVMKNQGRIYAVEQSKDRFKALCDITELAGCKIVSPILADALTIGPEQCPDVEYILVDPSCSGNGMQNRFKVCEEQKDDKRLFKLAGLQIKILSHAMSAFPNVKRIVYCTCSLWKEENEQVVQRCLQLNPSFKLLNCKKALRNKWTNVGDKEYVKIGKNCLYCLPDQDLTDGIFLAMFEKVNED from the exons ATGAGTAAATTCAATCATTCTGTGAAAGTGCCTACACAATATAAAGTTGCAGCTAAAATCTTGAGAACAGCTCTTgagaaacaaaaatcaataaagtcGCTCATATTTGAGGAAAAGCATGCG CGTATCGGCAGCTTACACGCGGTGCTAAGGATTTATAGCGAGAACAGAGGCGCAGTTGATAGAGCTATTGAAGAATCGGGATTGCTGAAAGAAAACCCCAAGCTGGACTCCGTTCTGGCCAAAGTGCTAGTTACAGAATTGATTTTTGGACGCGGACTGCTGAACGGGGACAGCAGACCAGTGCAAACAGTACGCACCTTTAAAGAGCGACTACAGCAGGCGATAAGTGGCACCGGATTCCAGAAGAAAG AACTCAATCCACGCTATGTACGCATCAATACAAATCTGCACAGCGTGCCCGAAGCCCTGGAGTATTTGGCACGCAACGAGTGGAGGCGCAAGGAATTTGATTCCGATATTTCATATGCTGATTTCTTAGCTGCTATACGCACACTGGAAGAGAATGAATTCATGATGGACCTCAACGTGGAGGGGGTGTTAATATTCCATCATAAAACTAGCCACTACTGGGCTTGTCATGATCTAGTTAAGagcaaaatgtttatattgCAAAACAAGGCCACATGTTTGGCTGCTGAACTGCTAGCACCACCATCTGGGGCCACTGTGTTGGACATGTGCGCCGCTCCAGGCATGAAAACATTGCATATTTCCAATGTAATGAAGAACCAGGGTCGCATCTATGCCGTTGAGCAATCCAAAGACCGCTTTAAAGCTCTTTGCGATATAACAGAGCTAGCTGGCTGTAAGATAGTTAGCCCTATACTTGCAGATGCTCTTACCATTG GTCCTGAGCAGTGTCCAGATGTCGAATATATTCTTGTGGATCCCAGCTGCTCGGGCAACGGAATGCAAAATCGTTTTAAAGTTTGTGAGGAACAGAAGGATGACAAACGTCTGTTCAAGCTCGCCggattacaaattaaaatccTGAGCCATGCAATGAGTGCTTTTCCCAATGTTAAGCGTATTGTTTATTGTACGTGCTCGCTTTGGAAGGAGGAGAATGAGCAAGTGGTTCAGCGTTGTCTCCAATTAAATCCTTCGTTTAAGCTACTCAATTGCAAGAAAGCCTTGCGGAACAAGTGGACAAATGTTGGTGACAAAGAGTACGTTAAAATCGGTAAAAACTGTTTGTACTGCCTTCCGGATCAGGACCTTACTGACGGCATCTTCCTAGCAATGTTTGAGAAGGTTAATGAGGATTAa